In one window of Desulfovibrio sp. DNA:
- a CDS encoding class I SAM-dependent methyltransferase, which translates to MPTSNADGERIFDGRAKFTADNSIEELLLKHFEKFDVSHTEICNNFPIYARRIFLKRFLAHYEFYQRVVDLPGDIVELGVYRGTSLMSWANFLEIRNMGDRQKQVFGFDNFVGFTSMHEKDGKEDANVGKTLSGFNSHAFAEMLEDAISIYDQDRFIPYKPRVKLIKGDIETTVPRFVEDNPGLRICLLHFDCDMYLPTKTGLEHLWPLVVPGGVVLFDEYAIRPWEGESAAVDEFFKGKVKIRRLDWAPNPGGYVIKE; encoded by the coding sequence ATGCCTACATCAAATGCCGATGGCGAACGCATATTCGATGGACGCGCAAAGTTTACAGCCGACAACTCCATCGAAGAGCTCCTCCTTAAGCATTTCGAGAAATTCGATGTTTCCCATACGGAAATCTGCAACAACTTTCCTATCTACGCCCGGCGCATCTTTTTAAAACGCTTTCTTGCCCATTATGAATTCTACCAGAGAGTAGTAGATCTCCCAGGCGACATCGTCGAGCTTGGGGTTTATCGCGGCACAAGCCTCATGTCCTGGGCCAACTTCCTGGAAATCCGCAACATGGGCGACCGCCAGAAGCAGGTCTTCGGCTTCGACAACTTCGTGGGTTTCACCTCCATGCACGAGAAGGACGGCAAGGAAGACGCCAACGTGGGGAAAACCCTCTCCGGGTTCAACAGTCACGCCTTCGCCGAAATGCTCGAGGACGCAATCTCCATTTACGATCAGGACCGCTTCATTCCCTACAAGCCACGGGTCAAGCTGATCAAGGGCGACATCGAAACCACCGTTCCCAGGTTCGTGGAGGACAATCCCGGCTTGCGCATCTGCCTGCTGCATTTCGACTGCGACATGTACCTGCCCACGAAAACAGGTCTGGAGCACCTCTGGCCCCTGGTGGTCCCGGGAGGCGTGGTGCTCTTCGACGAGTACGCCATCCGGCCGTGGGAAGGCGAAAGCGCCGCAGTGGACGAATTCTTCAAGGGCAAGGTGAAAATACGTCGTTTGGATTGGGCTCCGAACCCCGGTGGATACGTCATCAAGGAATAA
- a CDS encoding kinase has protein sequence MIITRTPFRISFFGGGSDYPAYYNDNGGAVLATTINRYCYISLRNLPPFFNYKYRIVYSKTELTKTIQDIVHPSARECLNYMDIAEGLEIHHDGDLPARTGLGSSSAFTVGLLHALHAHIGKMVSKHDLAETAIHIEQNVIKENVGSQDQTMTAFGGLNLIRFNCGDSHLQVTPMCLTGKRLEELQNHLLLFFTGFVRYASDIAAEQIRQTPSKRCELNMMAQMVDQAAEILCGQGDIIDFGKLLNESWLLKRSLTDLISTSDIDNIYSRALKAGAVGGKLLGAGGGGFILFMAPPERHQEIIDRLGILHVPFRFENAGSQVIFYEPDKKG, from the coding sequence ATGATCATAACAAGAACACCTTTTCGCATTTCCTTTTTCGGCGGCGGTTCCGATTACCCGGCCTATTACAATGACAATGGCGGAGCTGTACTGGCCACCACTATCAATCGCTACTGTTACATATCGTTGCGCAATCTTCCGCCGTTCTTCAACTATAAATATCGTATCGTATACTCGAAAACAGAGCTGACGAAAACGATCCAGGACATCGTTCACCCCTCTGCACGGGAATGCCTGAACTACATGGATATTGCCGAGGGGCTTGAAATCCACCATGATGGAGATCTGCCGGCGCGAACCGGACTTGGCTCCAGCTCGGCTTTCACGGTGGGCCTGTTGCATGCCTTACACGCCCACATAGGGAAAATGGTAAGCAAACATGACCTGGCCGAGACGGCTATCCACATTGAGCAAAATGTCATCAAGGAGAACGTGGGATCGCAGGATCAAACCATGACCGCGTTTGGAGGGCTGAACCTCATACGCTTCAACTGCGGAGACTCCCACCTCCAGGTTACTCCGATGTGCCTTACGGGAAAACGTCTCGAAGAACTCCAAAACCATCTCTTGCTGTTCTTCACGGGTTTCGTGCGCTACGCTTCGGATATTGCCGCCGAGCAGATTCGCCAAACGCCCAGCAAAAGATGCGAACTCAACATGATGGCCCAGATGGTGGACCAGGCGGCAGAAATCCTCTGCGGGCAAGGTGACATCATCGATTTCGGAAAGCTACTCAACGAATCCTGGCTTCTCAAACGAAGCCTGACTGACCTTATCAGCACCTCCGATATTGACAACATCTACTCCCGTGCGCTGAAAGCAGGTGCAGTCGGCGGCAAGCTGCTAGGGGCGGGTGGAGGCGGATTCATATTATTCATGGCCCCCCCGGAGCGCCACCAAGAAATCATAGATCGTCTTGGCATCCTCCATGTGCCGTTCCGATTCGAAAACGCTGGAAGCCAAGTCATCTTCTATGAACCTGACAAAAAAGGCTAA
- a CDS encoding sugar phosphate isomerase/epimerase codes for MLYLTSCCSPSRAIVEAVASIVALGITNIELTGGTLYEHYDLSALRALKTKHNLNFLIHNYFPPQSEEFVLNPASTNPEIRSRVHQTLADSISLAQSFGHNLYSLHAGFSYDQIPIFRDDGLFTPMSGPRFCRDNLYEGVERIAATILPPEVNLALENAFPLSKAGRFSLMASPEDILAFLERFADSKNVGLLLDLGHLNLSACRLGFDKIAFLDRLLGDWGHKIFEVHASANNGEHDSHNLNTVDDFEIQFIKGARKILEHAPIILEWHDCLSQQAAETYFDIARYLDLIPSPLDANP; via the coding sequence ATGCTTTATCTCACCTCCTGCTGTTCACCCAGTCGAGCCATTGTCGAAGCCGTGGCAAGCATAGTCGCTCTGGGCATCACAAACATCGAACTGACTGGAGGGACCCTCTATGAACACTATGATTTAAGCGCCTTAAGAGCTTTGAAAACGAAACATAACCTGAACTTTCTCATCCATAACTACTTTCCTCCCCAGTCCGAGGAGTTTGTACTCAATCCGGCCTCGACAAACCCGGAAATCCGCTCCCGTGTGCACCAAACCTTGGCCGACAGCATCTCCCTGGCCCAGTCTTTCGGCCACAACCTCTACAGCCTGCATGCAGGATTCAGTTACGACCAGATACCGATTTTCCGCGATGACGGCCTCTTTACGCCCATGAGCGGGCCGCGTTTCTGCCGGGACAATCTTTACGAAGGGGTGGAACGTATCGCCGCTACTATCCTACCGCCAGAGGTCAACCTAGCTTTAGAGAACGCGTTTCCCCTGTCCAAGGCAGGGCGATTCTCGCTCATGGCTTCGCCCGAGGACATCCTGGCATTTCTTGAGCGTTTCGCCGACAGCAAAAACGTCGGGCTACTGCTTGACCTGGGGCACCTGAACCTGTCCGCCTGCCGTCTGGGATTTGATAAGATCGCATTCTTGGACAGACTGCTTGGCGATTGGGGGCACAAGATTTTCGAGGTCCACGCCAGCGCCAACAATGGCGAGCACGACAGCCATAACCTGAACACGGTGGACGACTTCGAGATTCAGTTTATCAAGGGTGCCCGGAAGATTTTGGAACATGCCCCCATCATCCTGGAGTGGCATGACTGTCTCTCGCAGCAGGCGGCCGAAACTTATTTCGACATCGCCCGGTATCTTGATCTTATACCCTCACCCCTGGACGCAAACCCATGA
- a CDS encoding DegT/DnrJ/EryC1/StrS family aminotransferase: protein MRIPFGTLTITSKAKQLVMECLDKGRVSSGRLVRELEERIADLIGVKEAVAVSSGTDADTLALAVVHDLGAQRGDEVIIPALSFVATGNAVLHAGLTPVFVDVDPETLNIDPARIEAAITPRTRAIMPVHLMGKPADIDAINSIARRYDLLVAEDAAEAWGARYKDRTIGSLGDMGAFSLYVAHVITSIEGGVITTDNEHYAEILRSLRSHGRSCTCKTCVSNTTSGFCEKRFDPKLGDIRFRFQRAGYSCKMNELEAAVGIGGFDMFEEIRAIRHANLMAMIDGFQAFKDVLWTYREEPHELIGPHAFPFVVRKGAPFTRDELMIHLERNGVDARTLFTSIPTQCGGYEFLGYSLGNFPNAEYIGDNGIHIGVHQDVTVSDIDCFLECIQGFVREKC from the coding sequence ATGAGAATTCCTTTCGGAACCCTTACCATCACCAGTAAGGCCAAGCAGCTCGTAATGGAATGCCTCGACAAAGGCCGAGTCTCCAGCGGGCGCCTCGTCCGGGAACTGGAGGAGCGCATCGCCGACCTTATCGGTGTCAAGGAAGCCGTGGCTGTCTCCAGCGGCACCGACGCCGACACCCTAGCCCTGGCTGTGGTTCACGATCTAGGCGCTCAGCGCGGCGATGAGGTCATAATTCCGGCCCTTTCGTTCGTGGCCACGGGCAACGCAGTGCTCCACGCCGGGCTCACTCCCGTGTTTGTTGATGTTGACCCTGAGACCCTGAACATCGATCCGGCCCGAATCGAGGCGGCCATCACCCCCCGCACCAGAGCCATCATGCCAGTGCACCTCATGGGCAAGCCCGCCGACATTGATGCCATAAACTCCATCGCTAGGCGGTACGATCTTCTGGTGGCCGAAGACGCTGCCGAGGCTTGGGGAGCACGCTACAAGGACCGGACTATCGGCTCTCTGGGGGATATGGGCGCGTTCAGCCTCTACGTGGCCCACGTAATCACCAGCATCGAGGGCGGCGTCATAACCACAGACAACGAGCACTACGCCGAAATTCTGCGATCTCTGCGCTCCCATGGCCGCTCCTGCACCTGCAAGACCTGCGTCTCCAACACCACATCGGGGTTCTGCGAGAAGCGCTTCGATCCCAAGCTGGGCGACATCCGTTTCCGGTTCCAACGGGCGGGATATTCTTGCAAGATGAACGAGTTAGAAGCCGCTGTGGGAATAGGCGGATTCGACATGTTTGAAGAAATCCGTGCCATCCGCCACGCCAACCTCATGGCCATGATTGATGGATTCCAGGCCTTCAAGGACGTACTGTGGACCTACCGGGAAGAACCCCACGAACTCATCGGCCCCCACGCATTCCCCTTTGTGGTGCGCAAGGGCGCCCCTTTCACTCGGGACGAGCTTATGATCCACTTGGAGCGCAACGGGGTGGACGCTAGGACGCTCTTCACCTCTATCCCCACCCAGTGCGGCGGGTACGAATTCCTGGGGTATAGTTTGGGAAACTTCCCCAATGCGGAATATATCGGCGACAATGGCATCCATATCGGCGTACACCAAGACGTGACCGTCTCGGACATCGACTGCTTCCTCGAATGCATTCAGGGATTCGTGCGGGAAAAGTGTTGA
- a CDS encoding nucleotidyltransferase family protein, with amino-acid sequence MNMTDVTAIILAGGLGTRLRQAIPDRPKALAHVAGRPFLDYILDWLTDSGITQAVLCTGHMADMVQQHYGDRHGDLHLAYSREETPLGTGGALRLAAPLVRTDLALVLNGDSFVEADLREFADWFHERKARVGILAVAVQDASRFGRLVLDREGAVQAFLEKEPDAGPGDINSGVYLMERDVLSHLSPATPLSLEHDVFPALIGQGLYAYTAQGRFLDIGTPASYAEAQVFFSPGPQ; translated from the coding sequence ATGAACATGACTGACGTCACGGCGATCATTCTGGCGGGAGGTCTGGGCACGCGGCTGCGCCAGGCCATCCCGGACAGGCCCAAGGCATTGGCCCACGTGGCTGGCCGTCCTTTCCTGGATTACATTCTCGACTGGCTGACGGATTCCGGCATCACCCAGGCCGTACTGTGCACCGGACACATGGCCGACATGGTCCAACAGCACTATGGGGACCGGCACGGCGACCTGCACCTGGCCTATTCCCGCGAGGAGACGCCCCTCGGCACGGGCGGGGCCCTGCGCCTGGCGGCCCCTTTGGTGCGGACCGACCTGGCCTTGGTGCTCAACGGAGATTCGTTCGTTGAGGCCGACTTGCGGGAATTCGCCGATTGGTTTCACGAGAGGAAGGCCCGGGTGGGGATACTGGCCGTGGCGGTTCAGGATGCGAGCCGCTTCGGCAGACTTGTGCTGGACCGGGAGGGCGCTGTTCAAGCCTTTCTGGAAAAAGAACCCGACGCGGGGCCGGGCGACATAAACTCGGGGGTGTATCTCATGGAACGCGATGTACTCTCGCATCTGTCCCCGGCCACGCCTTTGTCACTGGAGCACGATGTATTTCCCGCGCTCATCGGCCAGGGCTTATACGCCTATACGGCGCAAGGACGTTTCCTGGATATTGGCACGCCGGCCAGCTACGCCGAGGCGCAGGTTTTTTTCTCCCCTGGCCCCCAGTGA
- a CDS encoding DegT/DnrJ/EryC1/StrS family aminotransferase gives MRVEFYRHNLDATDIANVVKVLNSVFLTTGPMTAEFERKFSAYTSLPHVVAVNSCTAAMHLTLAALGIGPGDEVITTAMTFIASATCVEHTGAKPVLVDVDPATGCIDPAAVEAAITPRTKAILPVHLYGVMCDMRALRAIADRHGLYLVEDCAHCVEGERDGVRPGQLSDAACFSLYATKNLTCGEGGVVITRHEKLARKVKLISLHGMSKNAAGRYHGAYQHWDMLTLGWKCNLDDIHAALLVDQLDRLDDLWAKRNEVFQRYERSLAGKLGVGRPLVVGKSGHHLYTIWVDPARRDDILHSLQQRGVGVAVNFRAIHLLTYFRETYGFKPGDFPAAELIGDSTISLPFYPRLSDAEVDYVVEQVLAVTS, from the coding sequence ATGCGCGTTGAGTTCTATCGCCATAATCTTGATGCGACTGACATCGCCAATGTTGTCAAGGTACTCAATTCTGTCTTTCTGACCACGGGTCCTATGACCGCTGAGTTCGAACGCAAATTTTCGGCCTATACGAGCCTACCTCACGTGGTGGCCGTTAATTCTTGCACGGCGGCCATGCATCTGACGCTGGCCGCCCTGGGCATCGGACCGGGCGACGAAGTGATCACCACAGCTATGACCTTCATCGCTTCGGCCACCTGCGTGGAGCATACGGGCGCCAAACCGGTGCTTGTGGACGTGGACCCGGCCACGGGCTGCATTGATCCAGCCGCCGTGGAGGCGGCCATCACCCCTCGCACCAAGGCCATCCTCCCGGTGCATCTGTACGGCGTGATGTGCGACATGCGCGCCCTGCGCGCAATCGCGGACAGGCATGGCCTTTATTTGGTCGAGGATTGCGCCCACTGCGTTGAGGGCGAACGCGATGGAGTGCGTCCGGGACAGCTCTCGGACGCAGCCTGCTTCAGCCTGTACGCCACCAAGAATCTCACCTGCGGCGAAGGCGGGGTGGTGATCACCCGCCACGAAAAACTGGCAAGGAAGGTGAAACTCATCAGCCTGCACGGAATGAGCAAGAACGCCGCGGGCCGCTACCACGGCGCCTATCAGCATTGGGACATGCTCACCCTGGGTTGGAAATGCAATCTGGACGACATCCATGCCGCCCTGCTGGTGGATCAACTGGATCGCCTGGACGATTTGTGGGCCAAGCGCAACGAGGTCTTTCAGCGCTACGAGCGTAGCCTGGCAGGAAAGCTAGGCGTGGGGCGGCCTTTGGTGGTTGGAAAGAGCGGCCATCACCTCTACACCATCTGGGTGGACCCAGCCCGACGCGACGACATCCTGCACTCCTTGCAGCAGCGCGGGGTGGGCGTGGCCGTCAACTTCCGTGCCATCCACTTGCTCACCTACTTCCGGGAAACCTACGGTTTCAAGCCGGGCGACTTCCCTGCCGCCGAGTTAATCGGTGACAGTACAATATCGTTGCCGTTCTACCCCAGGCTAAGCGATGCGGAAGTTGATTACGTTGTGGAGCAGGTCCTGGCGGTGACGTCCTGA